The nucleotide window GTGTCAAAAGATGTGCTGGAGAGGGGGTGAGCCAGATCCCTGAGTGAGAACATGAGACTAAGTGCTGTGTGGTGGTAGTATTGTGGACTCCCGTCTTCTTCTCATCctgcaattttatttcaagCAGCCAGAATTTCACAGAGGGACTGCACCGATCCAGAAATGAAAGTCGGATACAGCAGTGCTGGCCCTTGTCTCCCTTGCTTGTCTCTACTTGGCATGAAAGGCCAGGATGTCATCTCTGAAGCCAGGGAAAAGTGAGTATTAAATGCTAAGTATAAACGCAAGGAACAGAACAGGCCAGAGATTCAGACGTACAATCCAGGTGCAGCTTCTGCTGAGGTGTAATGATCCTTCATGCTGCACCAACAGGTTGTTCCTTTAGCTGACTTCCTAGTAGACGTGAATTGGGATTTCCAATGCTGCATTTCTAAATGGCTCATTGAGTGCCTCCCCGCTGTACAGCTGAATTAAGTGGAACCTTAGAGCTTGCATGTTTGATTTCACAGAACTTCCTTATGTTGAATAAGGTGAAAACCAGGAAGATACTGAACTGGTACACATACATCATTCCACATAGCTAGCTATATCAGGCCTACTCCTGTGTGGCTGCTGAAAGGCTCTGCAAAAATTGGTGTACTGGCAGAGGCTTTAAAGGCAGCCACGGGGTTGGGAGTATAGGCAGACTGAAGCCGCAGTAGGTGCTGAACTGCACAGGTGGGGTCATTTGGGAATATAATAGTAGGGCCAGATGGTGGGGCAGAGGAAACGAGCATTGGCTACAACTTAGGGATGTCATGTCTATCTTAGGACAGGGCAATCTTTTGCCAACTTGTTCCGTAACCAGAATGGTAAACAGTAATATTATTTGGTTTTCCAAATGTTCACGAATCACCCATTCTATTATGAAAAAGGAATTCTGATAACAAGTTGTCTTAACTTTCTGGTATTCTCTGATAAGAAGGCAAGGAAGGAATAGAAGTTAAAACATGCTCTAAAGCATGGTCTAAGGCCTTTAGTTCCACACAAGTTACTATAAAGCAGCATTACATTTCCCAACTtggcaaaatatatttcatactTTACTAATTAATCAGATTCTGATGAAATCCTTGAAATGCAGctgcttattttcttctggattgtatgaatgttttgaaattgttgCTTATATAAAATTATCTTATTCAGCACTTCCGCACTAGGCTTGATTATCTCTGGGATCATAAAGAAACTTATCTGATAAAGCATCCTAGGTTTTTCTGGTGTGCCTGTCTGGAGATTTAAATGTGAAAGATGACTCAAGTCAAAGGGAgtccttttaaaacataattgttgaaaacattattaataaagttggtaataaataaaaaagctttgtgGCACAAAGTTAAGCAAAGCATCAAGGACATCACAGATCACTAACAGTAGCTTTAGTTAGCAAATAAATATCAAAGCAGCAAGTCAGCATTGCGAAGCTTGTTATTTTAACTTGAGTAGAGGATGTTTACTGTTAAAAGGGACAAACAAGAATATTAGATAAGATGACAGCTCAACAGATCTCATCCCAGAATTTATCACATACTGTTTAAGGGagtatttaaaaagataacCAGAGCCCCCCTGGGTCAAGGGTATATGCCCTTCTGTAAATAGACTGCGCTACCCAGAGCAGCATTCATTTGAACCAGAGGCTTTCCACTGGGTTTCCTCTGAAAGAGCCGTGTCGTGAAACACTTCTGAGCCATCGTGTCCGAGAACACGCGTGTCTGAGCACGGCACGCGTGCAAGGGCTCTGGCACGGGGAAAATGCAGCGCCGGGCTGCGCTCCGAGCACGTTAGCGGGTGGAGACATCGGCCTGTCGGTCGctttgcagggctgctgccctgcGGCGGTCGGTGGCCCCCCGTGCCAAAAGTCGCCCCACAGCAGCAACAAGGCACGCGGGCTCTGCGGGCCCCGTGCGTGCTGTGCGGGCCCCGTGCGTGCTGTGCGGGCTCCGTGCGGGCTCTGCGGGCCCCGTGCGTGCTGTGCGGGCTCCGTGCGGGCTCTGCGGGCCCCGTGCGTGCTGTGCGGGCCCCGTGCGGGCCCCGTGCGGGCTCGGCTGGCGaccggggcagccgggggcgCCCtctggcggcggggccgctcccTCCGCCGCGGCCGCTCGCTCTGGCGCCCCTCGGCCGCCGCGCGCCATTGGGGCGGCGCTCGAGCTCCGGCCCGCGCTCGCGCACGTGCAGCACGGCCGGAAGCGGCGGCGTGCGCGAGCGGCGGCCCTGGCCCGCGGGCGCGCGCGTGCccgcgcccggcggcggcgaggaggggCGCGCGCCGCCGGGCATGGGGCCGCGGCCGGGGTGAGGAGCGCGGCTCGCGCGGCGCCCGCCATGAGCTGCACCATCGAGAAGATCCTGACGGACGCCAGGACGCTGCTGGAGCGGCTGAAGGAGCACGACACCGCGGCCGAGTCGCTCATCGACCAGTCCGCCGTCCTGCACCAGCGCGTGGCCGCCATGAGAgaggcgggcgcggcgggggccgagaaggtgaggggcggcgggcgggcgggcggcggggcggacCGACAGACCGACAGACCGACAGCCGTGTCTCGGCAGGGCCagggcgccgcggcggggcgggccgaCCCCTCTCGGCTGCGGCCGCCCGCGCTGCTGCCGCAGGAGAACACGCAGATCCGCGACCTGCAGCAGGAGAACAGGGGTgagccgccggcggggccgcggcgggcggctgctgggggccccggggcgctgcgggggcGCGCTGTGGGGAGCCGGGCTCGGGGTCGGCGGGGGTGCTGATGGCTCCCGGGGGtgtgggggagctgggggcggggggcgcctCGGGGCCGTGtgcgggggggctgcgcgctTGGTGCCCCAGGCggccgggggctcggcgggggggccggggcgcagctgttttgctttctgtcagcGTCGCTGGGTGCCTCGGTGGGAAGTGACTGCCGGCGTCAGGGGCCTCTTGGCTGCCCGAGGGGTccgggcggccgggcccgcgcCCCAGGGCCGCGCTGGcgagggggtgctggggtgctggggagccgaGTGAAGCGAGCAGCCGGCACGGAGTGCCCCCGGGCATCTGCTGTCAGTGCTGTGAGAAACGGCTTGTCGTTTGTGGCTATGACATACTGTATTTTGCAGAGCTGTGGATCTCGCTGGAGGAGCACCAGGATGCGTTAGAGCTCATCATgagcaaatacagaaaacagatgttACAGCTTTTGCAAGGGAGAAAAGGTGAAGATGCAGAACCAGTCTTGAATGTTCATCAGGCTAATTCTTTGGtaaggtgggatggggacagaagAGGGCTCAAGACCCCTCTTCCCTGTCTCTTGCTTGCTTTCATACCACTTCCGTTTCCATTCATGGAACGTCTCTGcgtcaaaatacattttctgaaactCTTGTCTCCCtttgctggtattttttttctctattcctTTCACAGCACACAGGTTGTAACAGCTATCACAGAGGACACTGAAAAGCATAACCCTTTCACAGCCCAGGTGAAGGCTTGTTCTTTATGCACTAGGTGGTAAATTCCCTGGGTTAAGCTTAATGCATGTGATTCTCTGCAATGCAAAATCAAAGACATCAGAGTTGTTAATGTTGCTGTTCAGTAACTgtaaaaaatggagaagaacTGTGAGCTGTAGTACGTTTAATTCTTAAAAAGTCATCGCtcccaaatgcttttaaatctgGATACTCTGTGCAATGGCCTGAAAGTGTCCCTTTGTCCATGTTGGGTGCGGTGACTTCAGAACTCTAAGATGTGGCTGTTGATAACTGCTGCCTGTTTTATGTTTAGGTCTCTattaacaatataataacattAAATCTCTATTTAAGGCTTATGAATTAAGTCAGGCAtttgttaaaatgcatttttatgtgaTTAGAGAACCGCAAGCTGGTTCAACCTAGTGACATATCTTGTGGTTTTTTAATCAGAACTGGAGCCAGCCTAACTTATTGCATATATATATC belongs to Pelecanus crispus isolate bPelCri1 chromosome 17, bPelCri1.pri, whole genome shotgun sequence and includes:
- the SIKE1 gene encoding suppressor of IKBKE 1 isoform X5; amino-acid sequence: MSCTIEKILTDARTLLERLKEHDTAAESLIDQSAVLHQRVAAMREAGAAGAEKGQGAAAGRADPSRLRPPALLPQENTQIRDLQQENRELWISLEEHQDALELIMSKYRKQMLQLLQGRKGEDAEPVLNVHQANSLEIESQIDRICEMGEVMRKAIQVDDDQFFKVQEKLAQLELENKELRELLSISKESFEVGREDLPDCEA
- the SIKE1 gene encoding suppressor of IKBKE 1 isoform X4, translated to MSCTIEKILTDARTLLERLKEHDTAAESLIDQSAVLHQRVAAMREAGTDRPTAVSRQGQGAAAGRADPSRLRPPALLPQENTQIRDLQQENRELWISLEEHQDALELIMSKYRKQMLQLLQGRKGEDAEPVLNVHQANSLEIESQIDRICEMGEVMRKAIQVDDDQFFKVQEKLAQLELENKELRELLSISKESFEVGREDLPDCEA
- the SIKE1 gene encoding suppressor of IKBKE 1 isoform X3 — encoded protein: MSCTIEKILTDARTLLERLKEHDTAAESLIDQSAVLHQRVAAMREAGAAGAEKVRGGGRAGGGADRQTDRPTAVSRQGQGAAAGRADPSRLRPPALLPQENTQIRDLQQENRELWISLEEHQDALELIMSKYRKQMLQLLQGRKGEDAEPVLNVHQANSLEIESQIDRICEMGEVMRKAIQVDDDQFFKVQEKLAQLEQKY
- the SIKE1 gene encoding suppressor of IKBKE 1 isoform X1 — translated: MSCTIEKILTDARTLLERLKEHDTAAESLIDQSAVLHQRVAAMREAGAAGAEKVRGGGRAGGGADRQTDRPTAVSRQGQGAAAGRADPSRLRPPALLPQENTQIRDLQQENRELWISLEEHQDALELIMSKYRKQMLQLLQGRKGEDAEPVLNVHQANSLEIESQIDRICEMGEVMRKAIQVDDDQFFKVQEKLAQLELENKELRELLSISKESFEVGREDLPDCEA
- the SIKE1 gene encoding suppressor of IKBKE 1 isoform X2; this translates as MSCTIEKILTDARTLLERLKEHDTAAESLIDQSAVLHQRVAAMREAGAAGAEKVRGGGRAGGGADRQTDRPTAVSRQGQGAAAGRADPSRLRPPALLPQENTQIRDLQQENRELWISLEEHQDALELIMSKYRKQMLQLLQGRKGEDAEPVLNVHQANSLEIESQIDRICEMGEVMRKAIQVDDDQFFKVQEKLAQLETCSGFTNAPRYVDTG